Genomic DNA from Brassica rapa cultivar Chiifu-401-42 chromosome A04, CAAS_Brap_v3.01, whole genome shotgun sequence:
CCtcaaaaatctaaacaaaatcTATGGAACGTAAGAACTTTTCATACATGAATGTGACTAAATGCAAATATCGTAtacgaagaagaaaaataacaaaattaaatacatgTTAACAGATAAATCGTTATAAAACCATTAAATCCACATTTACGTTATATTCCACccgtttcataaaaatattatttaaacacttttcacacatatttaaaaaatgattcaaatgaattaaactttttatttagTACATCTATCTAACCGATAGTACTTTATTTATAAGATTAATgtattttacaattatattaaactaaaaataaatataatttgcgttgaaattctaaaaaaacactttttactgaacaaaaaatgttaaagtgatactttaaaaaaatagagggagtatagtttttttttttggtgtaaagaGAGAGTATAGTTTTCAATATAGGATGTATATTTATGCAGTAATTTGTTTTTCGAAAAACTATGTCTATTGATTTTGTTCATATTGAGTTAATCTAGACATTGAATTCTAACTAtaaattcagaaaaataaaatttctaattttGTCGAAAACACAAAAGAGTAgagtatttttttgtcatagcAATAACGAAAGCGTGCATGAGATGAAAATATCTAATTGACCACAGATGAAGAAAGGGTAATATAGGAAAATAAAACGACCATgacatttgatcaaaaaaaaaaaaaacgaccaTGACGAGCCAAATGTTCGATTGCATGGAGCAAAGAGCGTCAGTGATCTCCACATTTCGTCTCCCAGGTGGTGGCAACCACACAGCCGCCAAACGTTTCCCGCCGGTTTTCAATTTTCCACTTGTTTTTTCTTTACACTTGTTTTTTCGTCGAAGTCAGTGTGTTTTTCTGGCAAAGAGTAACTACATTGTCACCTTTCACCGCTAGCCTAGCCTCCACGTGTTCTCGTAATAACCCTCCGTTTCACTATATTCACGGGCTTCTTTGACAGTGGGCTTGTTGACTGTCCAAAACATTACTAAGAACCATTAGTTTATTGGTCTCAGATTGAGAAAAGGCCATACATGGGAGTCTGATCAGGTCCAAACCAAATAGATTAAGTTAATCCTCTCTGCAAATGTGTTCTTTGATGGTCCTCGGTCCCCATCTGCATCATCACGAGATCTACAAATTTAAGCCCTTTAATATATTTGAGCAAATATTATGCATAAATTACTTTTtactatttataaatgaaaaagcACAAGGCAGAAGATCCACAGTGACCTAAAGTAAGAAATGTCTACGTTTTAAACCCTTGTGGTTCGGATTTTAGTTCGTAAGAACTGGTTATGATTTTTACATTTAGTTATGTATAATCTGGTCATATAGTCATGAACTTGGTGCCGGTTAATCCACATTAAAAATGATGATTTTACTATTTGCAGTCTCTCTAGAGGCTCAACACTAGCTTGGACTCTTGTATGGACAGTTTCTGTCTTTtccaaaaaatgaaataatcgTCCATAACAATTTAACAATTAACAACCTGATTATCTTTAATcgtttgtaaaaattatttcttttgAAATTATCCGACCATGATCACGCATCTCTTATCTCAATAAAATGCCCTAAATAATAAGATGTggattattataaatgaataaataaaaatgtaataagataTGGTAATAGCACGACGTGGAACTAGGGTAACAAAATCAATGGAGAGGACCCACGCGGTTCTTTTGATTTTCGTGGTTCATGTCATTTTCATTCTCGACAAACTCTTCAAAAGGAATTTCTCTCGTCTTCGCCGAAGCttccttattattttattttttttgctaactcTTCCTTATTTTTTTCACAAATTACAGAAATTATAATGGCGTTGATGTACATATACCAAATAGGTGTTATATCATATCCAAAAGGCTTTGTTCTATAACTTTTTTAGTTTCAACTTCTTTTTAACGAAAGACATATGCATACTAGTCACTAGAACATTAAATGCAAACGCGTTTTGATTTGTGATATAATTTGTGAAATTTGAATGGTTACGTAAAATAAACAAGGATATGCGTGGTCCATGGATGCtgtttttcacaaaaaaaaaaaatcaatgactATCGTTCGGTGTTCTAAAATACGGCCTAGGCGGCGTTTAGGCTATACGGTAGCCAACCgtactatttttatgtatacaaTATTTTATGTGGATTTATGTAACTCGGATGAATAATAACGTTTAGGCAGACATTATGCGGTCTACGTGGACGTCTAGCCGAATTTTAagcattaatattaaaaaaaaaactatcaatattattattatattttattaatgttattatttatattatttttacttattttatgtatttttatatgattgtagATATTAGTATAATTGTTGCAAAATCATTTTAGATTtatcatctttatatatttaaaatagttttaatttttataatttaaaaatatttgcatatgttaaactatattattatatataaaattagatttaaaatatatttatgtttagttttaaaaaaaaaataatgtatatatattaatcttatacttatatttcgtataaaaatatatatatatatatatatatatatatttgcttcACTTGAAATGTATTATGTATACCAGATTATAATTAAAATGACTTAACAAACATTAATAACAGACAAACCgtatattaattatgttttatactgatatggttttgaaatattttttatatacaatataaaaggATTTTTTGATTAGTTAAATACATACTCGTTCTTACTATATGGTATACTGTAGGAGATTGAATGTCTACTCGAGTATATTTTATAAAGTTCCAATTATATTGTTGTCTTCAATATAGAATAACAAAAATTCAACTAATGTAGAGATTCCAGTTTACTCAACTTATATGTGATATATGAACCTAATAATAATGAACAGTTTGTacgattcttttttttgtttactacTCGGTTTTTAATGGATTTAGACTGATTGTAcataatgtatatttttatccaaaaagaGTAGCATTCGCAACAGTCTTCTTTGATTTGTTTAATAATCATGTGATTTGTTCTTCTTTTATCTTTGATGAAGGTTCAGCTTTTGTAAGAAACGTTTAACAGCCAAGAACCTTACTCATAATACGCAAAGAACTGATGTATAAGGCACTCGTTGGTCTTAATGCGggtactagattttgacatgCGCTTCGAAAGCGCGGAGTTTATGGGTTATATACGAAGTTGGATATGAgataatattttagaatattgtgtattattatgttataaagtCGTATCGAATACAAAAATTCGTTTAAGATTATATAACTTATTATAAGTTTATTCGagattttttatatacactCTTATGTAACTCTTTCTTAAGTATGAACATTTTACCCAAATTTGATAAACGAACCAAACCAATACGAAATATATACACGTTGAGGTTCGGGATTGGGAAAAAAATAcctattagatttttttggacCTGCGGATCTATGTTAGACTCCGGGTACCCAAAGTACCCAGAATGTTTTGTTCATATTATGCATATTTGAATAATTCATATATGTTCtcagtataaaaatattattataaaatttggaTTCGCATTTTCTGTTATAGTTTCAGGTTTTgggtaaaatttcaaattttaaaaatatatttaaaatattggatATTTTTGGTTCTCGGGTAAGATTTTGGTCTTTTAGATATTTAGTAATTTctggtattttttattttgggtattttcgtgttttgattttttggcTTTTCGGATTCTTTAGATCTTTTTGTCCTAAATACTCGAACCGAGCTAGACTCATTACGTAGCCAAATTACATAGTAAATTTTACAGATACTTGAATTATTGACTCAAACTGACCTGAAACTAAAAGGAACCgatctgaacaaaaaaaataattcaaatacctaGTTGGATATAAATGCCCAAGACCCAAAAAACTTGGACCTGAAAGAAACCGATTTATATTTGACCCGAAGACCCGAATGCCCAAATCTAacatttcattatatttttgtgcattTTATAAAAGTTACATTCGTTCAGTTGGTGAAACTTAAGATTTATTTGAGAGGTTTTTGgttaatttaatagtatagatttgtagGGTTTTTTTAGcagtaaaaaaaagatttgttgggtttttgataattttaaacttatcttaaatactaaattgttatttatcaataaaataaaattaacataatataaaattttaaacttatcttaatTATGAAGTTACTGAGATATATTTAGAGAATAATAAAGTATATGTGATTTATATTTTCGTGAACCAAATTTATGTGGtagtatatatatggtataatttttcgtttacaaaaaaatatgggTTCAATAAATAAATGCTTTGACTAAATGATTAGTAGAAAAATTTAAGGTAACATATTATTTGTCCAAATCAAAGTAAtaccaaaatattattagttaataaaaGAGTCCATACaactttttaagtagatttattaaaactcattcccttttaatagtattgatgacaaaaaaaaataaaagcgaCATTTAATATGATATATAGTTATGGAAATATGTGACAACGTTATATTAAACTATGATTTATACTAGGTCTTCTATAATTCTTAGAAATAGGATTTAGAAggcatttaaaaatttaaataccaCATAGGATatgtttgttttagttaatacaaaattaaagttctaatatttttaaaaatcctcaattaatatataggggattaatTAGAACAATTAATCTCTACCATAGTTAATTAAGCTTCACCAGTCGGGACTAGCCGCAACTAAGCACTCTGTTTAACAACAGTCAAAAGTAAAAGTAAAGAAGGGTTATTGGGCAAAGAATTCTAGAAGAATTACTAAATTTTAAGATTCCATTATTATTGGTTTGtggatttttaaaatctaaatataatccattgttattgggggtgatgatttttaaattccactcaaaatcttttgttattgaaaaagtttttttttgatgaaatgttaaatttattgatcatcgCAAAAGAATAGTATATGTACAACTATAATGAGTTTTTAGAgattataaaatgaaatttgaAATAGCCAAAAGCCTAAACTACACTAGCATGAGCGTCAAACCAACGTATCATCAGTCCATGTAGCTTGGGATTGAGCACATAGTTTGTGGAGGAGATGTGATTCCTCGCAGCCTTGTCAATTAACCTTGCTACCTGATCCACCGACTTGTTACTGGAGTTGTGCTTCCTTTCATTTCGCTCGCGCCAGATAAAATATATGGTGGCATGCAGGGCCGGTAATTGAAAAAGTTTAGTTTTCATTgattttaagattttattaaaatttattgttattgagatgtaaattttctttgtttttactcATAGTACTCAACTTTGAGAATATCATCTATACCCATAAGATTTTTGAaatcaatataataaaatacactCACATACAAAAACTCAAAttgaataatgaaataatatacaaaTCACAACTTTAACATAATACAATTCACAACTTAAaagaatagaaaaaaatattaaaattttaaaataaaacttgtaaaaatagttttaaaaagcaCTTTcgagttttaaaaaaaacatttcaaaataataattcattttttttaacaaaaaattcaaatttaaaacatatatttcgaattatataaaaaaatattttttattttttattatttatatatctgtAAAGTAAgaagtaaaaattaaaaaaattggtcattttatttcttgagatcttttttgtgacaaaaacttttttaaaaattgtttaagaaTTGCCTTAATTGAAAtgattttctttccttttttttctaccaccattaatttcttactttaaaagttaataacaaTCAATAGAATTATATACACAAGTAATGAAAATCTATATAAAagtatttgataaaatttgttaaatctAGTTAACTTCTAAAATCTTCTCAACTATTAAAATCATCAAATTCCACAGAAATTTGTGTTCCAATAACCccctaaatatattttataaacgaCAACCTCTATATAATTACACGATTATATCAGTATTACATTAAAATGTGAGTTTTAAAAAGGTTAAATTGTGATGTACTATTGCGTTTTGCAATATAAAAACGAATAGCATAGATGAAGACATATACATTCAATAGTAAATCGATTTTAGATCGGAGACACCATTGGTCAAAACATTATCATGATTTCTACGTTAATCATATCACTTTACCACCAATAATATGTGAACATGTCACTTTCCATTGTGTGAACCAACACAAGACTCTTAACTCTTCGTAAACTAGCATGATACAATAATATCCATGTAACCCCACAAATGTACGTCaagtatttcattttttttttaaatgacgaACTTCTTGAAAACGTAAGAAATAGTGAAATTAAAATGAGTTGATCAACACTTAGAAACTAAGTGATAGAATACAAATACGATCTATTATCTATAACAGGTTTGAAAGAGTCATCAAATTAGTAAGAAGAAAAAACTATGTTAAAATAGAATCCATGTCATTTTCGTAAGTTTCTCTCCAGCATCCTTCTCTTTTCCCCACAACTTCTTGCCGAAGAATTATatgacataaaataaaataaaaaacaaaacaaaatcacagACGcaccatcatatatatatatgtaacttcATTTCATAAACACACACACTTTATTCAAAGACAAAGCTCATATCTCATCAAACCCACCAACCAAAGCTTCTCATATAACGAAGGAAGAGATGTTGATGGAAGAAAAGCTTGTGGTTAAGGAGCTGGAGCAAGGGAAAGAGTTAGCGAATCAGCTTATGAACAGTTTGAACAACCCTTCCTCGTCTTCGAAGGAATCAAACGAGGTCTTGATCTCGGAGATCCTCCATTGTTTCGAAAACACAATTGCTATGATGATGAATCTTGACAAGAAAACACTTAAGAGAAGCCATGAGAGAAGTGATCAGAGTAACAAGAAGAGGTATAAAAGAGATTATtcaatttttgtgtgtttaattaTTAGTTTTGAATTTCAAGACATTTTGTCTAATTCTCTTGATTTCTTGATCTACAGAAGAATGTTGGAGAAGAAAAAGACAGAGAAAGTAAATATTTGTATCGGATCAGGACAAGAAGGAACTCTACTTGATGATGGTCATTGTTGGAGAAAATATGGTCAGAAAGATATTCATGGTTCCAAGAACCCTAGGTaagttaaataattataatcatCTTATGAGCATTATATTAATCGTTACAATTATTTCAGTTTTAAAGTTTTCCTCTGTTTTGTTAATACAGAGGATACTATAGATGTACACATAAATTCACAAGAGGTTGCTTGGCAGTGAAGCAAGTTCAAAAGTCAGACACAAACCCTTTGTGCTATGAAGTCAAGTACGTAGAGAGTCACACATGTGATATCACTCAATCAGCCACCAAACACTCTCTTCCTGTGTCCGAAGAAGCAGAACAAAAGCTACATGATGCAAAGCACTCTGATGACACGGTCCAACACATGAAGCCTGAAGAGTTGATGTTAAGTATTGAAGATCTTGATTACAAGAAGGATATTTTCAGGACGTTTTCATTCTCAAATCATGAGATGGATGATGATTTCCTAGAATGGAAAGATCTGATGGCGAATCTATCACCTACAACATCAGAATCTGGAATCACCAACGAGTTTCATGTTTCGCCAACGGATGATTCGTGTTTCTCTTCTTTGGAAACCCTTCTCGGTTCAACTCCCGATTTGTCGTGGATGTAATTCTTATCGTGTAGAACGTTTAGTTTTAGTCCTAGACTCCTAGTTTTCAAGTGGACGAACATGATTCTTCCTATGTTTTTAAGACCAATGTGGTACTTGGACAAAATATTACACAATAATCTATGTGATATCCATGGGACGTTTACTATTCCAACATATACATAATACGTGGGATGTCCTTCGAACAAGTCCCTTATGATCAAGTTAGAACCTTAGGACATCAACAAAGACACAAGACTAAGAACATTTGTCATCTTATCTCACAAAACAATCAAAACTGACAATTGGTGTAATGTTCTTTCAAAACTCTTCATTCTCTAGGAATGTTATCAAGAAGACCGCGGCACATCACTCTAGAACCAACAACAGCTATCATTAACAGGTGCCTAATGTCCACAATTTCGAGAAACTTCTATTGTGCCTTCTGTTATGGAATCTTACTTCAGAACACAAAAGGTCATTCGAGAACCAAGAACATACATCAACTTTAACTTTAGCCTACTATCCATATTGCATATCTATTAATGAACTTTTAGTTTGCATAATAATGTCAAACTCATCAAGTAAACCAGTTTTTACATGAGGCATTTCAAGAACCTAATACAGTATCAGAAGGTCAACATTTAACCTGAGATAAAGAGCTTATTAGTTCATTTCATTCTGTTATGTTACGGATTATTATGAGCcaaacttatttattttattaatcagCTAgtgaaatatatagaaaaatgaataaatattttaattgtatatttctaCCATTTGTATTAGAATCTATTAAAAGGCCATACAAAGGTGGAATGAGTACCTGTTAATGATAGATGTTGGAATAGAAGTTTCTCAAAAAGGCCATACAAAGGTGGAGCGTCTGCATCTCACGAATCCCACCTTTGCTCAAACGAATTCGCTAGTGTCGTCGACTGTGATGTCTGCTAGCACAACGACATTGCGTTATCCAGGGTACATGAACAATGACTTGGTTGGCTTGCTAGCTTATTTGATCCCAACGCCAAGGTGTCACTTCCTCATGACATGATACACTCCATATGTTCAAACAGCCCATAGGGTAACCTTACTTTGTTCTGTATATATCTTATACTTTGTTAAGTGTATCTGATATTTCAGGTCAGTGGACTAATGTTAGCAAGCGACACAAGTATCAGACACCTTTTCAGCAAATGTTTAAGACAATATGATAAATTGAGGAAGAAGCAAGCTTTTCTTGACAATTACCGCAAGTTTTCCATGTTTGCTGTAAGTTGTCCGCTTTAGATGTCCTGCTGTTTGTGGTTAGTACTATTCTGTGTTTTAAAAAGCGCAAGGCGCTCAAAGGCAAGGAAGCTGGAGCCTTGTGCCTTGCGCCATGGCATGGCGCTCCAAGGCGCTCGCCTTTAAGAACCACAcgtataaaaaaaaacagggtAGTAGTACATAGACTCTAGAGGAACTTAGAAATGGGTTGAGGTAGAAATTGTAATGAACACATAAAAACTTACCTAAAAGCTCTAAAGATTAGATTAGATTCCTGATATTGTAGTTAGCTTGtggtattttttgtttgttttactaTCAACAATGCTCGTTTCAAGAACCAATTCGCATTTAGGTTTGATTCCTTCAATTTCAAAACTATGATTCATAGCAACAACAACACATCCCAGACACTTAAAGCCTCATTGACAGACACCTAAAGCCTCATTGACGAGACTTGACACAACTAAAATCATCAAGGAGTGACTACAGTCAcatggtttgggtttggatgaCCGACTAGTCACGAATTTTGTGAAAAACGGTAAGACGCGCCTTTGTGTCGCTAAAGCATTTTAGAATAAGGCAAAGGCGCACCAAGGCAAGCGCCTTAAGAACATAGCCTCGCCTTATTAAGGCGTTTGGGTCTGCTCCTTGGTGCGCCTTCGCAAAATGCGTTCGCCTTTcatgagaatatatatatatatatatatatatatatatatatatatatatatatatatatatatatatattgttataaatCCATTGAATGGATATGTGGATTGCCATTAACCATCAAGGAGGTTTACATCCGACCAGACTATCCGGTCCATCTACATCCGTCTCCGGTCCGTCTACATTCCGTCCGAGACTAGTCAAGCTGAAGACTCATTCAACCGGAGCATTTATGAGCTTTGACCAAGTCTATCTTTGTGGTCAATATGTATTCAATATGTAGATTCTCTCCTTGCTGTAAACCCTAAATGAACCTCACTATATATTGATAGTGTGAGCTAATGAGAAAGACACAACTTTCACAGCAACACTTCTCTCATATTTctaacacgttatcagcacgattgTGCTCTCCACCTGAGAAATCTCTCTCAGCCGGCGTTCCCCTTTTCCGGCCAGCTCCTCCGGTGCTCAGCCTTTGCTCCACCAGGCGCTCAGTCTTCTCTCCACCAGAccacctctctctctccgccGGAAacgcctctctctctcaaattcCGGCCAACTCTCACGGTGGTCCTCTCAGATTCTTGTGGTgaaaaagaaatgaaagaagACAAGAACCAGCTAGTAGTGGATAGTGGATCAAGTCACACTATATTAAAAGACAAAAGATATTTTGTTAACCTCATTTTAAAGAGTGCCAAAATAAATACTATAGCAGGACCGGCCAGCCTTATTGAAGGCCATGGCCCGGCTCACTTAGTGATGCCTAAAGGCACGCATTTAGAAATCTCTAATGCATTATATTCTCCTAAATCAAAGAGAAATCTGTTAAGTTTCAAAGACATTCGCATGAATGATCTACATGTTGAAACTAGGGGCGAGGGAAAGAAAGAATTCCTCTTGATTTATGAAAATGCCCAAGACCATAAGAAAGT
This window encodes:
- the LOC103862817 gene encoding probable WRKY transcription factor 46 isoform X1, translating into MLMEEKLVVKELEQGKELANQLMNSLNNPSSSSKESNEVLISEILHCFENTIAMMMNLDKKTLKRSHERSDQSNKKRRMLEKKKTEKVNICIGSGQEGTLLDDGHCWRKYGQKDIHGSKNPRGYYRCTHKFTRGCLAVKQVQKSDTNPLCYEVKYVESHTCDITQSATKHSLPVSEEAEQKLHDAKHSDDTVQHMKPEELMLSIEDLDYKKDIFRTFSFSNHEMDDDFLEWKDLMANLSPTTSESGITNEFHVSPTDDSCFSSLETLLGSTPDLSWM
- the LOC103862817 gene encoding probable WRKY transcription factor 46 isoform X2; protein product: MLMEEKLVVKELEQGKELANQLMNSLNNPSSSSKESNEVLISEILHCFENTIAMMMNLDKKTLKRSHERSDQSNKKRMLEKKKTEKVNICIGSGQEGTLLDDGHCWRKYGQKDIHGSKNPRGYYRCTHKFTRGCLAVKQVQKSDTNPLCYEVKYVESHTCDITQSATKHSLPVSEEAEQKLHDAKHSDDTVQHMKPEELMLSIEDLDYKKDIFRTFSFSNHEMDDDFLEWKDLMANLSPTTSESGITNEFHVSPTDDSCFSSLETLLGSTPDLSWM